In Patagioenas fasciata isolate bPatFas1 chromosome 18, bPatFas1.hap1, whole genome shotgun sequence, a genomic segment contains:
- the LOC139829385 gene encoding 5-hydroxytryptamine receptor 3A-like has protein sequence MHNGAFISSQTFQVTLTCSLMILKFPFDTQMCNVSIASYLHPVTDLVMRTRRTAEEITKYSQSFFLTDGEWKFTNMSILEHTEVLDDGEFSVVTYMISMDRRPILYVLNLILPTCALYLLDMAVLFGPSSLEEKISFQITIILGSSMLAVILNNILPTSSNKPPVIVVFFLGTFLLMIMAVLDTFFLLHQQHKSLRFNKTLGSFQQEVLVTRSINKLPMERPTKEGAQRLNLPKKDKEKGRPGNPQRHPPEHDPFLLVLEKVLLYTHFFLSLVFFAIICIKWSS, from the exons ATGCACAACGGCGCATTTATCTCCTCCCAGACCTTCCAGGTCACCTTAACCTGCAGCTTGATGATCCTCAAGTTTCCCTTCGACACCCAGATGTGCAACGTGAGCATAGCTTCGTATCTCCACCCAG TAACAGACCTTGTCATGAGGACGAGGCGGACAGCAGAGGAAATCACGAAATACAGCCAGAGTTTCTTCCTGACTGATGGAGAATGGAAGTTCACCAACATGAGCATCCTTGAACACACAGAGGTGCTGGATGATGGAGAATTTTCTGTGGTCACCTACATG ATCTCCATGGACAGACGCCCCATTCTGTATGTTTTGAACCTGATCCTCCCGACGTGCGCCCTGTACCTGCTGGACATGGCTGTGCTGTTCGGCCCCAGCTCTCTTGAGGAGAAAATCAGTTTCCAGATTACCATCATCCTCGGCAGCTCCATGTTAGCCGTGATCCTCAACAACATCCTCCCGACCTCCTCCAACAAACCACCCGTAATAG TTGTGTTCTTCTTGGGCACCTTCCTGCTCATGATCATGGCCGTGTTGGACACCTTCTTCCTCTTGCACCAGCAGCACAAATCCCTGCGCTTCAACAAGACTCTCGGGAGCTTCCAGCAAG AGGTGCTGGTGACAAGATCCATCAACAAGCTGCCCATGGAACGTCCCACCAAAGAAGGCGCCCAACGGCTGAACCTTcccaagaaggacaaggaaaaagGGCGACCAGGCAACCCTCAGAGGCACCCGCCGGAGCACGACCCGTTCCTGCTGGTTCTGGAGAAGGTGCTTCTCTACACTCACTTCTTCCTGTCCCTggtgttttttgctattatttGTATTAAATGGAGCAGCTAG
- the MRPL58 gene encoding large ribosomal subunit protein mL62: MAAHTLRGLCRSRPGLLAARFSQRAAAGTEYRSAYSLDKLYPPQQDGAASAPEETQPNTLDIPLAHLSVSYSRSSGPGGQHVNKVNTKAEVRFHLASADWIPEATREKMALMHRNKINRAGELIVNSEESRYQMRNLAICLEKIRTMVTEATEKPKVVSKETTQKLIERVEKMNRERLRQKKIHSTIKQSRKADFD, encoded by the exons ATGGCGGCGCACACGCTGCGGGGGTTGTGCCGGTCGCGGCCAGGACTTCTCGCCGCCCGGTTCTCGCagcgcgccgccgccgggaccgAGTACCGGAGCGCCTACAGCCTGGACAAGCTGTACCCGCCGCAGCAGGACGGCGCCGCCAGCGCTCCG GAGGAGACGCAGCCAAACACCCTCGACATCCCCCTGG CTCATCTGAGCGTGTCCTACagccgcagcagcggccccggggGCCAGCACGTCAATAAAG TGAACACCAAGGCAGAAGTTCGGTTCCACCTGGCGTCAGCAGACTGGATTCCAGAGGCTACCAGAGAAAAAATGGCATTGATG CACAGGAATAAGATAAACCGAGCTGGGGAGCTGATCGTGAACTCTGAAGAGAGTCGCTACCAAATGAGGAATCTGGCGATTTGTCTAGAAAAAATCCGAACCATGGTCACGGAGGCCACTGAGAAACCCAAGGTGGTGTCTAAGGAGACTACACAGAAACTCATAGAGAG GGTGGAAAAAATGAACCGTGAACGACTACGACAGAAGAAGATACACTCAACtataaaacagagcaggaaggcAGATTTTGACTGA
- the ATP5PD gene encoding ATP synthase subunit d, mitochondrial, translating to MAGRRAALKAIDWAAFAERVPPNQRAMFNALKTRSDALSARLAALPEKPPTIDWAYYKSAVAKSGMVDEFEKKFSALKVPEPVDTQTAKIDAQEQEASKSTAEYVQASKARIAQYEQHLQKLKSMIPFEQMTFEDLNEAFPETKLDKEKYPFWPHKPIADL from the exons ATGGCGGGCCGCAGAGCTGCCCTCAAGGCCATCGACTGGGCGGCCTTCGCCGAGAGGGTGCCCCCCAACCAGCGGGCCATGTTCAACGCCCTGAAGACCCGCAGCGACGCGCTGTCCGCCCG GTTGGCTGctctgccagagaaacccccgaCCATCGACTGGGCTTACTACAAGAGTGCTGTTGCTAAATCCGGCATGGTGGATGAGTTTGAGAAGAAG TTCAGTGCACTAAAGGTTCCTGAGCCAGTGGATACACAAACTGCCAAAATCGATGCCCAAGAGCAGGAAGCT TCCAAGAGCACCGCTGAGTACGTGCAGGCGTCCAAGGCTCGGATTGCCCAGTACGAGCAACAT CTCCAGAAGCTCAAAAGCATGATTCCCTTTGAACAGATGACGTTTGAAGACTTGAACGAAGCCTTCCCCGAAACCAAACTGGACAAGGAGAAATACCCGTTCTGGCCCCACAAACCGATTGCTGATCTGTAA
- the KCTD2 gene encoding BTB/POZ domain-containing protein KCTD2 gives MAELAAADGPPRGRTPSPGPGGAPGPPSPRAAGAAAGAGGAQSSPGAARPPAASKWVRLNVGGTYFVSTRQTLCREPKSFLCRLCCQDGPELGSDKDETGAYLIDRDPTYFGPILNYLRHGKLIINKELAEEGVLEEAEFYNIASLVRLVKERIRDNENRTSQGPVKHVYRVLQCQEEELTQMVSTMSDGWKFEQLISIGSSYNYGNEDQAEFLCVVSRELNNSTNGIVKEPSEKAKILQERGSRM, from the exons ATGGCCGAGCTGGCGGCAGCGGACGGGCCGCCGCGGGGCCGCACACCCAGCCCGGGCCCCGGGGGAGCGCCGGGGCCGCCCAGCCCCCGCGCGGCCGgagcggcggcgggagccggTGGGGCTCAGTCCTCGCCGGGCGCGGCCCGGCCGCCCGCGGCCTCCAAGTGGGTTCGTCTGAACGTGGGCGGCACGTACTTCGTGAGCACCCGGCAGACTCTGTGCCGGGAGCCCAAGTCCTTCCTGTGCCGGCTCTGCTGCCAGGACGGGCCCGAGCTCGGCTCCGACAAG GATGAGACCGGGGCGTATCTGATCGATAGAGACCCCACGTATTTTGGTCCAATACTGAACTACCTCCGACACGGGAAGCTCATCATAAACAAGGAGCTGGCAGAAGAAG GAGTACTGGAAGAAGCCGAGTTTTACAACATTGCATCTCTTGTGCGGCTGGTGAAGGAGCGGATACGGGATAATGAGAACAGAACCTCCCAG GGACCTGTGAAGCACGTGTACAGAGTCCTGCAGTGCCAAGAGGAGGAGCTCACACAGATGGTGTCAACGATGTCCGACGGGTGGAAATTTGAGCAG CTGATCAGCATTGGATCTTCCTATAACTACGGAAATGAAGACCAGGCAGAATTCCTCTGCGTTGTGTCCAGGGAGCTCAACAATTCTACCAATGGCATCGTCAAGGAGCCCAGCGAGAAGGCAAAG ATTCTTCAAGAGCGAGGATCCCGGATGTAA